A single window of Leishmania braziliensis MHOM/BR/75/M2904 complete genome, chromosome 27 DNA harbors:
- a CDS encoding putative dual specificity protein phosphatase has translation MPPKVIQPPRWRESAIHHLPDADLDLFFRILRFVSTYPQFATLKKATECPNTADRSPPTTFSTPVSSSSAPLDRKGMQTGTSTSVNNRIQMPPVLREPLEKFRMMATNLPIDQEGLHAARKIVCELLEELCDELADPVITKELQQKVLLTGERKTPGSSSSSGAPGSSAVECGAICSSSNFGIHTLHQMHEIVPGLWCSSYHPATDLNLMQRHGITHVCCCIDTQPRFPKDFVYMTLSADDRPDYDMSSHFARTFEFIENALVKNHGGVLVHCGAGISRAPTVVSAYLMRKLRLSSSAAIHLVQQHRPCASPNIGFWKQLREYGTQIGVDEQVPGARRELASESFSRAVNVLRKL, from the coding sequence ATGCCGCCCAAGGTGATCCAACCACCGAGGTGGCGGGAGAGCGCCATCCACCACCTTCCCGATGCCGACCTAGACCTTTTCTTCCGTATACTGCGCTTCGTCTCCACCTACCCGCAGTTTGCCACCCTCAAGAAGGCCACGGAGTGCCCCAACACCGCCGATCGCAGCCCACCCACCACGTTCTCCACGCCGgtcagcagtagcagcgcGCCTTTGGATCGGAAGGGCATGCAAACCGGGACCAGCACCTCCGTGAACAACCGAATTCAGATGCCGCCCGTGCTGCGGGAGCCACTGGAGAAGTTCCGCATGATGGCGACGAATCTGCCCATCGATCAGGAAGGACTTCATGCAGCGCGCAAGATCGTGTGTGAGCTGCTCGAAGAGCTCTGTGACGAGCTTGCAGATCCTGTCATCacgaaggagctgcagcagaagGTGCTGTTGACGGGCGAGAGAAAGACCCCGGGAAGCTcgagcagcagtggcgcgccGGGTAGCTCAGCTGTGGAGTGCGGTGCCATCTGTAGTTCAAGCAACTTTGGCATCCATACCCTCCACCAGATGCACGAGATTGTCCCTGGCCTGTGGTGCAGCTCCTACCACCCAGCGACGGATCTCAATCTGATGCAGCGCCACGGCATCACTcatgtgtgctgctgcattgACACGCAGCCACGATTCCCAAAGGACTTTGTGTACATGACGCTCTCAGCCGACGACCGCCCGGACTATGACATGTCGTCACACTTTGCACGCACCTTTGAGTTTATTGAGAACGCGCTGGTGAAGAATCACGGTGGGGTGCTTGTGCATTGCGGTGCCGGCATCTCTCGCGCGCCGACGGTGGTATCAGCTTATCTGATGCGGAAGCTGCGTCTCAGCTCGTCTGCTGCCATTCATCTTGTGCAGCAACACCGCCCGTGTGCGTCGCCGAACATTGGCTTCTGGAAGCAGCTACGCGAGTACGGCACACAAATAGGCGTGGATGAGCAGGTGCCGGGGGCGCGTAGGGAGCTGGCGAGCGAGAGCTTCTCGCGTGCGGTGAATGTACTAAGGAAGCTTTAG